AATTACACCCGACCTGACTGGAAGTAAAACTTGCAGACTCTCTCCATGTTCCTCCTGTTGGGTTCTGGCTTCTTCTGTTTGTTAGAGCTACATGTAACATGGCCTCTAGCGCCACCTTCTGAAAACACTGTACTGGCCCCAAAGAGGTTCAGAAAAACAAGTAtaattttatttcttccttTGTTGACATTAACCCTTTGATATGCAGTACAGGTCAGGAGATACCCACTTTCCATTGAACTTGGGTCTCTTTTGACCTGAAAACATCCAGAACCAGATTCCTAAAACCGGAGCTACTTGATTTTTAACCTTGAAAAAGCTGGCAAAGATTCTCAGAGAACTGAGTTGTTCTCCAACACCTTGACCCAGCttattagtttagtttttgtttgtctgccttcaccctcagtcagctgggatagactccagccccccatgaccctgatgaggattaaacggtggatagatagatggaggaatgtttgaaaaacaaactcAGACTGAAGCTTGTTTGTTCCAGGGTGTAGCAGAGGCCGAGCTGGAGAAGGATCTGGAGAGAACGTtcaaaattttctttttcagcagcagtgaaGCGGTGAGTTGATGCACACACAACTGTGACAGTGCAGAAAATCCACCTTCTCCTTCATCACAAAGGTTTGTGTCTCCTCAGGCCAGTCGTCCTGCTATCAGCACTGCAGGAGTCTGTGCTCGAGGTGAGGAGATTTCCAGCTAAATGTGGATGATTTCACTGCTTCCATGAACAGAGCTCatgcagtgtttgtgttgtgcgACAGGCGGTCTGCTTGTGGGTCAGCCAGAGCAGATCCCCAGGAGCTCCATGCTGACGGAGGCCGACCTGCAGTACTACGTCAGCCAGTACAAAGAGAGAGGCTTCAGGTCCACACATTCACCACACACTACAACACAACATGAAGCTCAAAAACATCAATCAGTAGCTGGTTTTCTTCACGGAGACCAGATAATGTAAAGACAACATGATGACTGAAGTGATTCAAATGTTTAGTTCCACTTTTTAGACGAGTGAATCCATTAGATCCCCCCAAAAATATTCAATGcagatttttctattttaacctTTTGTGACACTCAACTAAAATTAGTAGGTTTTTGACTGCTGGTtggacaaaaccagacattAAATTCTGCTGCCTCAGGCTTTAAGAAACTGATATTTGAGCATCGATTCTTTAGTTAAATGACATCATTCTGTGACCTGCTGCTAATAAAGCATCATTCAGCTCAGTAAATGAGTTTACACTTCTGATCAATCAGATAAACTCCAGGCAGTCAGTAATCCTCCTGTGCTTCATTTAACAGGAGACCCTTGAACTGGTATCGAAACGATGAGGCGAACTGGAAGTGGATGTGCACCCGACCCTTTGGGAAGGTTCgtcagtgtgtttctatttgactgaaaaaaagagaacacagttctacaattctacaatttcaatCAGCCGatgtttttatccaaagtgaggtacatctgagagtagatccaACACCAGCAAGGACCtcgtcaggagaaaacaacctggataagagccatagaACAAGTTCAAGAGTCAGAATAGAACCATGGTATCTGCAGGCggtgcagtctgtcaagtgcaaagatGTTCAGTGAAAAGttggtttttagtcttttcttaaagactgagagagaccCTGCAGATggaacagagtttgaaaactcaaggaaccacagaggagaagagtccagCTGTGGACCGGTCCTGTTGTGGAGGTTGAATCAGGAACCTTTTGTTGGCCGAGCATAGTGAGATGGAGTGTAGACCTGgatgagagagttcaggtaggaggaGATGTTGTTATTCTAGTTTTGAATGCAAGAGTCaagatttttgaattttatgcagCAACAGGAAGCCAATGAAGCGATTTGAACAGAGGAGTGACATGAGCTGTTTCTGGCTGGTTGGAAACCAGACATGCTGCTGAATTCTGGATCATCTCCAGAGGTTTGACATTGCATGAAGTTAGTCCTGCCAGTAAGGAGTTTGAGTAGCTGATACATGATATTAGAGCCTGGACCAGGAGTTGAGCTGCATGTTCAGataggaagggtctgatcttcctgatgttctACAGGACGAATCGACATGACCGAGCAGCAGAGGACATGAGTCTTGAAAGTTAGTTGGTCATTGATCATGACACCCAagtttctgtcagattttgtgGGTTTTAGTCGGGTTGATTCCAGCTGGATGTTGGTTTCTTGTTTGATATAGAGAGACTGGCTGGGAGGACAAGGAGCTCAGTCTGGGAGAGGTTGAGTTGAAGGTGGCGTTTTTTCATCCATGCCCAGATATCTGTAAGATATGATGAGATCCGTTTGGTCATCCAGGgggaacaagaagaagaactggGTTTCATTAGCATAGCACTGGTGTGAGAAACCATGAGAGTGGATTATCACACAAAGTGAGGTTGTGTTTATAGAGGAGGACCGagcactgacccctgaggaACACCTGTGGATAGTTCAGTTCATATCAGTGGATATGAGCAGGTTTTGATGTAAGAGGGCAGAGATGGTTTGGAGAGGCTAGTGAGGAACAGAAAGCGTCTTCGGCCTCGTCAACCTGGAATGAGGAGAATATGCTATCAGGAGGCATGGAGGCCTCATCAGAAGGTGGGTCTGTGAGAGGGACCAAAGATTGTGGAGGAAGGAGACAATTTGCAGAAGATCAGGGAAGTCTTCCGGTAAGGAGATAAAATAGTggtctgacagatgaagtggAGTGATACTCAGATTCAGCCGAAATCAAGTCAAGcatgtttcctgttttgtaTGAGAGAGCGGTGGAGACCTGCTGGAGGTGGAAAGAAGCCATCAGTGACAAAAAGTCAGTTTCTTGGGCTTCGTCTATGTGAATATTCATGTTTGCAGTGGCAACAAGTGGTGTGTCATAGTCCTGAATGACAGAGAGAAACATGTTCAGTTGAACTACAAAGGTTCCTAGTTGCCCCTGGAGGGCAACAGAAGCTGAACAGTGCAGTGACACTGATTCATGGTATTAAAATATGGAGCTGAAGTTTAGCAGAGAGAGTGTAGTGAACTTTCAAGTTTTGGAGGTGAGGACTCCAGCACCACCTCCTCGTTTTTAGCCACAAATAAATGGATCATTTGCTGCAGAATCTCAGGAAAACATCCAAACCTGTTAAACTGCTTCTGATTTTTGGCTCCTGTTGAAATCAGGAATCTTTAAAAACGTcctgaacacatttttattctgaattttctctgttttgttgctttagcTGCTGATGCCGGCGCTGATGGTGACGGCAGGTAAAGACATTGTTCTGCTGCCGGAGTTATCCAAGGGAATGGAGGACTTGGTAAGAGGAACATCAATTCTAATAATCAATTCAGTGATTCTAGGTGATTGGACATGAATGTGAATGCTGTTACTGACTGACTGCAGATCCCCAACCTGAGCAGAGGACACATCGAACAGTGTTCACACTGGACTCAGGTGGAAAAACCAGCAGAGACCAACAACATCCTGATTTCATGGTTGAAAGAGACACACCTGAAGGCTGGAGGGGTTACCATGGCACCCAAACTGtaaggaaggaaagaagaagaacgAAGGAAACGGCCTGATGATTAATTCTGTCAAACTAAAGTTTACTTAAGTTAGAAATCAACAGTTGAAGCAGAATTCTGCAGCGACTGAAcaaaaatgaactgaatgaAGAAAgagtgaataaacagaaagaatgagTGAAAATAAAACCATCAGGAGAGGACAGAAATGTTGAACAGGATCAAATCAGCTGAGAGAAAAACTGTAGAAATGTCACATTACACATTTTCTCCTAAAACTGACACTAAATAACTCCATCTGCACAAAAACTTTATCTCCGATTATCAACAGtgtgattaaaaatataatttatctGTAAATCAAGTTTTCTTCTAATAAAGTCAACATCTGATGAACATCTGGTGAATTCTGATCATTTGGACgaaggagggaggaaaaggaaaagaaggatGGAAACAAGGatgaaaggaaggaaagaagaaggaaaggaaagattgaaggaaggaaggaatcaAGGGGACGGgaaggaagaaaacaaggaGGGAAGGAGGCAGGAAAGGAAAGAAGGGAGGAATAGAAAGAATAGAACCCAGAGAATAGAATAGGAAGGAATAAAAACTTCTTTAAActcttaataaaaagaacagctGTCTAAATGTAAATATGAGTGATGGGGAAGGAAGTaatgaaaaagagaaagtaaGGAGGGATGGAATGAAGAGGAtatgaaggaaggaaggaaggaagatggaaagaagaagggagaaaaagaaggaatcAAGGGGACGGGAACGAGGAAAACAAGGTGGAAAGAAGGCAGGAAAAGAAAtaaaggaggaaggaaaaagcaacaaaggaagaatggaatgaaaaatgaatgacGGGATGGAAGGATGAAGAAAGGAGAAGGGaaggaatgaaaaaagaaaagtaaggAGGGATGGaatgaaggaaggaaagaagtgTGGAgcaaaaggaaggaaaagagtAAAAAGGAAGGAGGGATGGAATAAATGAAGAGTGTAAAGAAGGGGGGAAGGAAGCAGGGAAGTGAGGCTGGAAGGATGATTGAGGAAGTCCTGCTGGTCTCTGAGGTTTCTGGAGGTCCAGCTGAGGAGAACGGTGCCCTCCACTGGCTGCTCTGAGCTCTTACAGCTCCTTCCTCTCCATCAGCTTCTTCCAGGCCGGCATGATGTGCTCGTAGATCGTCTCGATCTGCAACACAGACGTTCTTTAGACATGATCCACCGTGAACAACTGGATGGCGGCTCGCTTGCCGGAGCCTCACCTGCTCCGACTTCTTCACTCCGTATCTGAAGAGCGTCGCCTGGTGCTCGCTGTTGTGGAACAGGATGTCGAAGGTGACCTCACGTCCCATCATGTCGTCGATGGCCGGCTTCACCACGCTGTGGAAGTCCCGGGGCGAGTGCCAGCCGTCCAGCATGTTGTTGACCTGGAGGTGAAGAGAACGTTTTCATTTCAACGTCCAGGAACCTGCAAAACCTAAAAACTACAAACACCAGGAGCTTCTCTCAAGACTGTtaggagggagaaaaaagtcTCCAGGGACAGTCCTGGAAAACTGTGAGCAGAGCTTGATGCTGATTGGTTGAACTCACAGAATTAAAATGTtggatatttttctgtttttcttccatgAGTATATTTGACCAGACAGACTACCAGAACAAACCTCCACCTCCTGTTCTGTATGTGTGTTACCTTGTATTTTGTCCCCAGAACAAACCTCCACCTCCTGTTCTGTACGTGTGTTACCTTGTATTTCGTCCCCAGAACAAACCTCCACTTCCTGTTCTGTACGTGTGTTACCTTGTATTTCGTCCCCAGAACAAACCTCCACTTCCTGTTCTGCACGTGTGTTACCTTGTATTTCGTCCCCAGCATCTCCACAGGATCCAGTTTGATCTCAGACCTCAGCGCTCGGCCGAACAGCGGGAGTATCGTGTCTGAATCTGGAACAGAGTTGacacattttcacaataaatattaaacacTAAACCTGGTGTATCCAGAAAATAACTGCAgccttttagtgtttttaatgaAGCTGAAATTATCTCAGTTACTgaataaaaacttttttaaactcttaataaaaagaacagctGTCTAAATGTAAATCAATATCTGTTATAGTTTCGTGGTGACATTTATCAGATCAAACTTTTATCTGGGAAAAGTAGCGTCCACTTACAAAAAGTGTAATTTggcatattttttaaagtttttcagtttttcagatcTCCACTTCAGCAGCGCTGAATTGTGAGGGTTTGCTCATATTTCCAGATTTATAGAACATTTTTTCCCTccaaacaacagatttttttctggctGTTCACAGCATCGTCTGCTTCATACAGATAGAAATAAACATCCAAAATCTTCctctgaaaaaatatttgacaaacaTGTTTAAGAATTTTCAACCCTAGCTTTATCTGAAGTTCAGACTTCTGCTCCAGAAATGTAAGCAAATTAGTACATATTTTAATAGATAAGACATCATTTCCATATTTAAATATAGTGTTTCAGGAACCTTGCAATACTAGATGACATAGTTGTTTTAATGCAGGAAtaaattatctatctatctatctatctatctatctacctgAAGATCTGAAGAGTTTCTAACTGGACGCATTTTGAATCTTTTACTGCTACTTCTGTTTGTCAGAAATTTAATCCAGTGACTGAACACAAAGCCAGAGTTTTACCAGTGGAAATTGACGTGATTTGTGATTTACTGGAATAAATATATGTattgtaaaacagaaaagtgtGAGGCAACTTGTGTGTCTATCTGTAAGGCCAGTTTAAGTTCAGTACTagaatttcaacaaaaaaaaaattacaaactgGTAATTTGCTGTTTCCTAGCAGCTTCAAAGTTTAATTGTACACAGAAAAATCCAACACTTTAGTGATTTTATTGAACTTATTTGCATAAATGCATCATTTTCTGCTATCTTTTACTGAGTTCTACTACACAGATGCTCACTTTTACACCAATAAATTAGATTTTGTTGGAATAAAGGTGACGCACTGgtagatttttgcatttttgttcagaaaatcagagtttttgtgtgtctgcaccAGAACAGCACCGACCTCGACATGTCAGATGAGCGACGTAGGGAACGCCGTCCCTCTCCCCGTAGTACACCCCGAAGTGGGAGAAGTATTTGTTCCTGGGATACTCCACGATGTCCCCCGGGAACAGCTTGGGGTGGGAATTTTTCTGGAAGGACAAAAACCAGTCTGGCACCGTTTTCCATTCAAACTACTTAAAAAATCTGCtcataaatgtggaaaaaaacatctacaaTGTAAAGTTGCAAGCAGAAGCGGGTTCTGCTGATGTTCAGTCAGTCATActcaaaagcattttttcatgaAACCACAACAGAACGCCGAGGTGACTAAAATAGGAACCACAAAGTGAGAAGTAAGATCATTAATGCAGCTCATTCTGTCGACTGCATTCTatgattttattacttttatgttttttacacacatttcctcccttttcttttctctatGTCTGCTCGGATTTTGTTCGTAGATACTTACagaacactaaaaaaaaacaccatgctCGATAAAAGGGACCAGATGGAGCTCCCATTAGAAAGAGTTTATAATCAGTAAACATCGATGAACGAAGCCTCGGCTTTGGAACGACCTGTCTGAGGAGATCAGACCTGCAGAGTCACAAACTTCTTCTAAATCACCTCTGAAAGCCCATTTTTAGAGGCTTTAACTTTTATGTGAAGTTTGGCTATAATTAGTTGcggtgttttattctgtattatgtcctgtttattttagatgttctctctCGTTTTATTGTAATTTCTGCTGCCTGGCTCTGAGTGCTAACCttgctaattattcatttaatttattgtcatttttaccatttattctaactgactgctctgacttgtctcctGGATCCTTTttgattgtctgtgttgcacaaaacaactagaaagacacaaaacagccagaaagatacaaaacaaccagaaagtgACATGTTCTAACTGTCAGAGTGCCTTATTGTAAggctgctatataaataaaactattattttgaaaaatatctttttcttttgcttcataaatctattattttttattatagtGTAAACAGTTGAAGCCATCAGATCTGCagctctaaatgtttttttgcaacatttgcGACAAACATTCACCTAAAACTCACTTTACAGTTCgataaaagttaaataaaaacacagtgtaaGAGTTTTTGTGAAGTTTTTCTTGACATGAACAGGTTTTGGCTGCAGCTCttcacagatttttcctgtttaatgGTGTGAAGAACCATTTGGTGCtttataagtttaaaaaaaaaaacatttgtgaatTTTGAACCTTTTTGTAACATGTTGCTAACAGTACGTTCTTATTAAAAGTTAAGACAAATCTAAAAGGTCATCCTGAAACGGTCGGACAATTCCTGCATTAAAACTGATGACAGGAGCACAGATTAAAGCTAAAAAAGAAGATTGTAGCAGATTTCAGCGGTACTCACCAGGCCCATGGATTAAAGCGTTCACTGTGTCTTTCCTCAGCTGCTTCTGAAACCTCGTCCACACCTCCtgcccacagcagctccagctgttttACATACCAGCTGTACTCGTGAGTAAAAGTCAGCAGTCTGTCACCGTCTCAGTCCACTGACCTCGTCCCCTCACTCCTACATCAAAAGCTCTCATTTGTTTTTCGGCTTTATCTTCATCTTGGCTTCACTTTGGGGGCGATTTTGTGGCTTGAGGTGATTACTGGAGACATTTCTGTGGCTTTAACTTAAACATCTCATCGTGGACGGCCATGAGTCGTCGTTGCTCCACCTTTGGGCGTCAGAAGCAGGTGTTTCCTAAAGGCAGCGGCTAAAAGAGGAAGCAGCTTCAACACCCGTCAGTTTACATTAATGTAGTCatatttaatgattattttaacaAGCAGACTCCTGGATCACACTAAACAATACGTCTGCAGCATTTTCAGTGAAATAACTACAAATATCA
This portion of the Acanthochromis polyacanthus isolate Apoly-LR-REF ecotype Palm Island chromosome 22, KAUST_Apoly_ChrSc, whole genome shotgun sequence genome encodes:
- the plaat1l gene encoding phospholipase A and acyltransferase 1, producing the protein MGLKNSHPKLFPGDIVEYPRNKYFSHFGVYYGERDGVPYVAHLTCRDSDTILPLFGRALRSEIKLDPVEMLGTKYKVNNMLDGWHSPRDFHSVVKPAIDDMMGREVTFDILFHNSEHQATLFRYGVKKSEQIETIYEHIMPAWKKLMERKEL